One Gossypium hirsutum isolate 1008001.06 chromosome A08, Gossypium_hirsutum_v2.1, whole genome shotgun sequence genomic window, tttcttaaataaaacttaatagcttagtgatttaaataaaaacttttgaatagttcaataacttaaatgaaaactttcaaataattcaataataatattatagttttttgaagttaagtgatcaaaatataaatttactcatgttttatatatttttataacattaaatatagtttaccttatttatttatttttataattaaatttaactcttttttttgaaAGGGCTTTAACAGCTCAAAAATCGAGTgtgaaaatatttttagaaagaaAACTCGATCCAATCCAGCTCGTCTCGTGAACATATCtagtgaaattatgaataaaatcaaatttggaCTCAATTTTTTTATATCGTTATCTGGTCGATGTCAATTTCACTTTGGCTCAAATTAAGCTGGCCCAAAagcttaaacaatttaaaacaataAGAATAACGTTAGTTGTTTCTTATAAAAACAATAGGATGAATTACATctaagtcactaaattatttataaatttatattttaatcatttaactttaaaaatttacaaaataatttcaaaactaTTCAGAAACTTTTCAATATTTCTAACCTGGAAAAATTATCATATTACACCATCAATGTACTAGTCTAAATACTAACTTTTTTTACTATAttgtttaaatataatatttgtaGTAAAATTAGATCTATTAAgtctaatttgattttttaatcaaCTTAAACTTAAATCCGAACtaaattttttatcataaaaaatcaacaattcaaacctattcaatttaaataaaaaaattaagttagattgaaaatgaattaaactcgaaaaccaaaatttgaaattactTGTATGTAAAATGATCTAGTTGGATTGGACTAGGAGGTAATGCCAAAAAGCCTAATTTAATTTCCAGCTTCTCCTCCACTAAAAACCTTAGCTCACATGAAAAAACACATGCACACCTTAACTGAAAATTTTGCATTCATCAATCAAGGAAGCATCAGAAAACGTGATCTCTTCGATATTATAATCAATGCtctaaaaaattgataattggtgAAACtcatcaaattattaattttttattgggttaatatatatatgagataacttaatttggtaatttatatttatttagtatttaattttttgggGGCTTTATTGGtgcttaaatttgaaaattataagttaatttagtaaattttttttatatatttagtaaaaattgttaaaatatattgACGTGACACTAATAACTAATAGTAATTGTTAAAATGTGAGGTTGTCACGTGCCCCATATTATTGGTCATCAATATTACGTCAAATTTTTAGTACCAAATTAGATTatagtttttaagtttaaataccagttaagttcaaaaaaaaaatttaagtactaaaTAGATACAAGTTGTCAAGTTTAGATATTTCTTATATTTAATCGATAAGATTAATAATgcatcaaatatttataaatattaattaaatattaaaagtttataaaattagtttaactatatttttttattcaattccaaatagtttaaaattaattcaacctCTTTATTTGATTAATATATTAATCAATTCTTGTTTCAATCCAtccaatttgatttaaaaaacatttattaaaattcaaacattatttttatccaatttatttttaaagaataattatatgaattattgaattaattttggattttcataTAAGACTTTAGTAATCAATTCGTGCAAGCTTTAGAGACTAATACAAGGCAAACTCCTTGGCCAAAAGTATATGTGGCCATTGAGATGCTGCCACGTTTAAATAGGATATAGATGGGCAGCACCTAGGCCTTTAACCAGACTTCGAcctcataattaaaaaaaaaattaaactattattaattttatgtttttaataatttaaatttaaaaaattataaaataattattgaattatttaaaattttttatttaaattattaaattgttaaaattattgttgtatgaCCTTTTTTGTTTACACTACTTGTACTAATTGAAAGTCTACTTATCTTTCagttttacaatttaaattttttcatgaaTTATAGTTAAACGTTACGaatttacgaatcaaatttaaacttctttttcaatttttgatatTAACCGTCAGATCGACTTGAATAAAAAGTATGTTCTTCTGCTCATCAATAGTACTAATTCATCGTACCAATTATCGAATCGTCATTTGAACCTCACtagttaaagttttttttaacaatcaagtgacttaaataaaaactttctgataattcaataacttaaatgaaaatttttgaataattcagtaatcattttataactttttaaagttaagtaactaaaacgttaactcattaataatttaatgaccttagATTGAATTTATCCTTTAATATGTTAGGCATGACAGGTGGCCGTATGAGCAGCTGACGCTTTTTGGTCTGGAAGCTTTGAGGATAAAGCATAAACCTTTTGATGCAATTTAATGAAAAGAAGCTGCTTTAGAAACCCCCAAAAAACTTTACTTGCCCACCGCTCCTTTTATACCTTTCTTCTTTTCCTCATATATATAATCTCCACCGCAACAAAAAAAGCTCCTTCAGCTTTACAAAAAAAGATGTGCTACGCAACCGTTCCATCCGCCGGAAAACATGACTCGGCGGTGCGACGCAGGTTGTTGGTTCTCCAAGCATCATTGATTGCTGCCACCACCGCCCGTCATGCACCGAGAACCGGGGTTACTAGAGACCAGCGAGCTGGTTCGATGGTAAAGCGATGCTTATGTTCGCCGACGAAGCACCCGGGGTCGTTTCGGTGTAGGCATCACATTGCCGAGTATGCGTGGGGGGCTCGATTTGTCGGCAAGAAATGACTGCACCGCCTACGCTGAGTACGTGTGtataataaatgttaatttaatgtaaaaacaaatgataaatataattgataattaacaaaaattgtaTATTGGTTTTTAATACTGATCATATACCGGTTAGTACTTACCATTGCGGGTCAGTTAAtaccaaataatttaaatttcaatGAGGTTTGATTTGATCTGTTTTGGGttaatttaatttagtataaggttttgatcttttaaattaatttttaattttttatctgcTTTTTTAATGAttagattaaagaataaaataaaatcatttaacccaattaataattttatatctataaaaatttatattaacatATAATGAACTTTGGTTTTAATGGTTTTATCTTTCAGTATAGAATTAACATATTGAAAAGTTGAAATctcattaaattataaataaaatatttatataatcgaTTTTTTACTTAATTCAATCTGTCGACTCCGAATTTTTATTTCATgatttgaaatattgaatttcGTATATTACATCTCAAAAAGACTAGTGATTAAAATTTGAGTATAAGTATCAAATGTcgttataattataattagtttgGTTTTTCAGATCACAACCTTATATCTATGTGTTAAATATTATTATCCGAACAACATAACTACTGcctaattttctctattttagcCTAAATAAGTAGTAGATTTTACTACAAAATGGATGATCATAAACATTTCATTCAAACTTTAAAAGGAAGTATGATGATAAAGCTCGAAAAACAATGCAAAATGGTGACCACATTTCACTCAACGGCAATGCAACAAAGAGAAAATTGAAGCAAGCTATCTAACCAAGTACTAACCATTGTTTCTCATGACTGCTTTTCGGGGTTTTCGGGTTCCTGTTCCTTTTCTAgatcttcctcttcttcctctttcttttcttcctcttcttcttcattttcttcggGAGGATCATATGGCATTGGCGCCAGTAATGGTGTTTTCATGGGACTGAATTGAGGGAAAATGTCAGTTCTACGCCCTGGTTTAGGCCTCTCCCATTCCTGCCAAGTAAAAAACCCCAAGGTGTTCGAATTtgcaaagggaaaaaaaaaaggcaacatttagtccttaaaattggtaagttttatcaatttggtccttaaacttttttttagctCACATCAACCTTGGAATTTGGCAACATTCAGTGTGATAATATGACACTTTAAGAAGGTGATAtgtccaatttaaaaaaaaagttatataaaatctacaaagataccaaaaaaaaaacaataaagattttttaaaaaaattaggtgaTGATGATTGATGTAGCACATTTTAAAGTGCGACATTATCATATTATAACAAAGGTAtccaaggaccaaattgaaaaagctGTCAAGTTCTGCGACTCATGTGGACAAAAGAATCAATGGACCAAGGTGGAAAAGCAGCCAAGTTCAGggattatatgttattttaccacaaaaattatatataaggGTTAATATCTAAATGACCCCCAAACTATTCAACTTTACAACATTTGGTTCCTGCACAATCATGTACTTGAACTTGCATCAGATCAACAGATTACATTAATCGACAAATTGCGttataattgtaaaattttttcGTTTTATGTATAAAAATTGAGTTCTCGAGCTCACTTAATTCGGCTCAATTAAGCTTGTTTATCTAGTGAAAATTAAACTCGATTTTTGTATTTGAGTTGAGTAAGATAGAATTCgaatctaaatttttaatattaattgaaatttttctaaaaaatcgATTAAGCTAACAAACGACTCTAAGCGTAAGGATCTAGATAGCTCGAATAATCGAATCTAACTCCAATAATTTAGCATCAATTATTCGAAAAATAAAGGAACTTACAACGGGGAAATCGAGGGGATTACGACGAGTCAATTTCTCTTCCTCAGGAGCCGTACAAATCACCTGCTGCCTCTTTCTCCTCGTCGGTTTATGGCATTTTGAAACGGAGACGACGGAGCAGCATTTGCAACCACTGCTGGTGGAAGTGGAAGGCGGAGATAGAGTTTTAGACGGCGGCGATAAGGATAGGCAAATGGATGATGCCATTGTTGGTTTTTAGTGGTTACTGTTTTCCCCGTTAATTGGCAAATAGCTGTTTTTCTCCGACTCGTTCTCGACTCAGTCGGTCCACAACGCACCCCCCAACTCAGCAATGGCAATAAGCCTAATTTTCTGGTGAATCAGCCATTAAGTTTCGTCCAGCGTTTATTGGCCCATCATCTCATGGCTAGGCCCATCCACTGTTCAGTTACTTGTTCAAGCTCAAAGGCTGGTTTGAAATTTAgaagggtttaaataaaaaatattaggaATGAAATATAGGCTCGGACAAAAAATTTCaacccatttaaaatatgggcGAGCCTAAAATGGACTTGAGTTAGTTATACTTACAAATATGTACGGGctttgataaaattttagactcatatttTAAGCTAAACTGAACTTAAGCAAACATAAAATGTTTttaatatcatatctaagctcGACCCAACTCATAAACACCTCTAATTCAATTCGGTTtacgtttatttttttatatcgaatttgtttaactataaatttaatttttttctatggtggatttaatcattttactttaaatttaatttttttaattttataattttgttagtAAACTCATTTTGATATTGCGGATAATAATTGTGATTAAAGCTTTTGAAATATATGGTGCTAATAGTGTTAAACAGAAAACATATATCATCACTTTAATGACAAGAGATGATAATGtttcaattttgtttatttattaattgaataataaataaaaaatagagagatGTCTATGAGGTTTTGAATTTTAAGTGTTCAAGTTCGAGTCTCGCCCTGTGTAAATCAAGTGGGTTCTATCCAGATTTATATTTGGATTAAATCCCACATTATGTAAGTCTTGTCCAGAGTTATTTTAATTCATTATAGATTATGTCCAACTGTACTTATGTCACGAGGCAAATCAATAAGCTATAGGATTTGGTCTTCCATAATGGGTCGTAACAACCTTGGGTGTGAGTGATTGTTGCCCCGTCACTATCTCAGATAGGCTTTCATGGCCCCACTTTGATGCAAGTTCTAAGAAAATTGGATCATATCCAACAACTACGGTCAGATCTTGCCTACATAAGGCAAGTCGGCGCAAAAAGAAGTGGGTTGATCAAAATTGCAAAGATGTGCAACTTCAAGTTGGTGTCTCAATCCTTTCCAAATTACACTTGAATTTGCGCCATATTGGCTTGCGCAAGGAGCTTATGTGATGGAATGAGGGACCTTTCAGAGTTTTGAAGAGGGCAGGCAGAGTGACCTACAAACTTGTAACAcctcctaaccccaaaccgttaccggaacgaggttatgaggcattaccggacatatcagacaacttactaataatttacaattaatataacttttatggtataatataataattgagtCCCTATATTGAACTCTCAAAGTTCAAGCACGTGTTAAAAGTAGAACGGAACTTGTTCgaatattctgaattttttttttataaaaatttcggtctgcttatttttacctaaaaccttctgcaaattcaaactaaaacaaccagcaccaatttttcacattcatataacaaatatttatatcattaacataatttcaacttaataactatcatagcatcattcaaaattgattaaaaacttcattcatttaacaacttaatgttcatgtatcaaaatatcatatatttttcttaccatttcatttaaccatctaaatcttataattcaaccttcactacccaaagtaatatgcatattcaagtgactatataacacctatgtacatgccacctttacccaaaagaaaaatatacatcaccaaatttgtgttggagtcgggaatgttctggatgctgaaccgggacACTTAACTTCTActagcctgcgcacggaaacaaccgtacgctgagtatggatatactcagtgatattaccattattcaaattatatcaacaatagtaaaaacataaatattaaaatacctaacaattaatgtcatatgtactaattcataaatcaatgtattttctcaaacttaaatttatatcacttatgaatatacatttcatacttttctcttattatcacaattccaatttcaattcgtaattcaatttatttttctcgtttcaatgcctcaaattcacatttcaatttttcaccctattaacgtaactcggactttggcggatacacggatccaaccaaacacaccaatatggcacccagtgcctcatcggatagttcgaagtaatagttgacacccagtgtctcatcagcctagccgaagtaaagttggtacccagtacctcatcgaatctatccgaagaaatatagtgacacccagtgtctcatcgactcgaggtcgaagtatccctgaacacttctaatcctatggcatgccaactatatccgactcagcccgactagttaatagggtatttaattcattttctcaatcctatatcactttcaattcacaattcaaatcaccaatcatttttcaatcaatacgcttttcaaataattacatcttccataattcacttattcaattcaatttgattcaatttgcatcactttcattttcactcaatattcatatcaatttcacatacttacctcaagtcttacttaccatacataacaataaaaaaaattcagcaatcaataataattaaaattcgaattatagtaatacacaccgtaattctcccgttttagtactcgatgactttctcctttcctttcgatgctgatgcctcaggttctttgttggctacgaaaataataatttataatcatcaatacaacatgattcaatttaattcatgagcctaaacatgcaaatttaaccatttttaatgtatatatataatttcaccattaagctgtctacttgagtcattgttactaaattatttatatattgagctacgaaactccaaattaatatccgtaaatttttcttaaaactagactcatatatcttctaataataaaatttccagaatttttggtctagccatttaatacagtttattcgttaaatactcccctgttatttcatttgacagttctgacctctctctactaaaactaaattatctcattgtacagaactcgaataaggttcttgtttatttattttgaaactagattcattaaggagttcacatatataaattaaactccataataatttttgtacaatttttaatgattttccaaagttaaaacagggcatctcgaaatcacccagaaccagtattacaaaatttcaaatatctcttaattcatcaattaattgcttacactgtttctactataagaaactagactcaataagctttaattccatattttgttcatcctctagttcaatttataaaatttttagtgaattttcaaagtcagaccattgctacttcccaaaactgttttaatgaaaaatgttaataaccaaatttataacaccaattcacaccttattcctattcaaatttcatttaaactcaaatttaactattaaattttcaacatattttcttaattccaaattttcctgaatctagtccctaaaacacaaaacttatagcttactttgcaattcaatccttatatctattctaacttgaatttcgttcaattaaacccctatttcatcattttattcaacatgaactttgtttaaaaacctaagaacttccaaactaacaacttaatttcatcaaaaacttgttttaagacttctaaaatatcaaaattatgagaaaaggacttgattgagcttaccaattaactccaagcttcataaaccttatttccccttttctttcttctttcctttctttctcccctgttcttctctgtttcgtttgctttcattctgtttcttttaacttatttgtttcttttatatataatataatataatataatataatataatataatatacttaatttttaaataaatatatatattttttaatcaataaaatctttgatattttccacgttaaaccgcctcagctataggaaatggtttaatttcctcttaagtccttctaatttttctttaatctataattaaacttttactcttattcaatttaatcatttttactaattactctaaattaagctaaatttacttaattaaaacctaattaaacacactactagactcataaatatttttaataattattttcgaacttatttcactaagacggaggcccgataacacacttttcttgtgcccacggattttgggttgttacatttcctccccccttaaaaaaatttcgtcctcgaaattttacctgaaaataagtGAGGATACTGCGATCTCATAGTTtcctctggctcccacgttgcttcttcTACACTATGGCTTctccacagtacttttaccagaGGGACTCGTTTGTTTCTTAATTATTTCACTTCTCGAGCTAGTATTTGAACTGGTTCCTCTTCATATGACAGATCTGGTCTAATATCAAtgttttcagtagagataatATGAGCTAGATCCGATCGATACCTTCgtaacatggaaacatgaaaaacatcatgaatttgttGTAATTCCGGAGGTAAAGCTAatcggtaagcaactggtccaactctctctataacttcatatggtccgataaaccgaggacttaactttccttttcggccaaatcttaatactttcttccaatgagaaactttgagaaacactttatctccaactgaATATTCAATGTCCCGacgtttcagatcagcataagatttttgtctgtcAAAAGCTGCTTTTAATCTC contains:
- the LOC107932813 gene encoding lysine-specific demethylase 2A encodes the protein MASSICLSLSPPSKTLSPPSTSTSSGCKCCSVVSVSKCHKPTRRKRQQVICTAPEEEKLTRRNPLDFPVEWERPKPGRRTDIFPQFSPMKTPLLAPMPYDPPEENEEEEEEKKEEEEEDLEKEQEPENPEKQS